A section of the Streptomyces sp. NBC_01408 genome encodes:
- the eccCa gene encoding type VII secretion protein EccCa, with protein sequence MSQIVVKRPPRSLPPEVPSEELRLEAPPELPRGQQEGMLMQLLPMLGMGSSVVFFFMPGAAPFMRIMGVLMLVSTVGMVIAQLVRFRRGSQGQMADVRRDYLKYLAQTRRQVRRTARSQRDAQLYLHPAPEQLWSVVAEGSRLWERRVGDRDFGQARLGLGPQRLATPLVAPDTAPVDELEPLTAGAMQRFLRVHSSLDGLPVALSLRAFYHVTVSGEPESARGTARALVAQLATLHSPEDLVVAVVAAPGAAPSWDWTKWLPHTQVPGQVDGAGTKRLCGDDLGELEALLGPRLEGRPRFSREVSPVLDQPHLVVVLDGGMVPPDSAFAAAEGLQGVTIVEVVAGELDEPRGGLSVVVRPGRLRLESGAGIAYEGVPDTLSLPAAEALARQLAPLRTGGGDDDEPLLANLDFTDLLNLGDAAAVDVARTWRPRSAGERLRVPIGVGEDGGPVMLDLKEAAQEGMGPHGLCVGATGSGKSELLRTLVLGLAVTHTSETLNFVLADFKGGATFTGMGQMPHVAAVITNLADDLTLVDRMGDSIRGELQRRQELLRSAGNYANIHDYEKARAAGAPLEPLASLVLVIDEFSELLTAKPDFIDMFIQIGRIGRSLGVHLLLASQRLEEGKLRGLDTYLSYRIGLRTFSAAESRTAIGVPDAYHLPSVPGSGYLKFGTDEMTRFKAAYVSGTYRSGGPDLSVGLFPVERRPALFTAAPVPVVYAAPDPAYLAAQSAREDDALADTVLDVIVARLEGQGVPAHQVWLPPLDQAPPLDQLLPALAPSAERGLHAEGYTRPGGLVVPLGLIDKPFEQRREVLYRDFSGAAGHMMLVGGPQSGKSTLMRTLIASFALTHTPREVQFYGLDFGGGSLSSIAELPHVGGIASRLDPERVRRTVAEVGGILNRREEFFRSNNIDSIATYRRRRAAGELPGEPWGDVFLLIDGWGGFRNEYDGLDQVVTDIAARGLGYGIHVVITAARYMEVRPALKDQMLSRLELRLGDVMDSEFDRKVAANVPPGMPGRGQVPEKLHFLGALPRIDGSHEAEDVSEGTAAFVSAVKQHWTGASAPGVRLLPRLLHADQLPRGGDHAGRGIAIGIDETALEPVFVDFDSDPFLLVFGESESGKTNLLRLIAQQIAERYTPDQARLVVGDYRRSLLGALPEEHLLEYAPMASSLQMHMEALGGVFSRRQPPTDVTPQQLRDRSWWTGPDVFIIIDDFDLVSTSQGNPLAPLVEFLPFARDTGVRFIIARNSAGASRSLYEPFMQRIKELGAQGLVLSGDPSEGDLVGSVRPRPMPPGRGYFASRRRGTSLVQLGRMPEM encoded by the coding sequence GTGAGCCAGATCGTCGTCAAACGCCCGCCACGGTCCCTGCCGCCCGAAGTTCCTTCGGAGGAGCTGAGGCTGGAGGCTCCGCCGGAACTTCCGCGGGGGCAGCAGGAGGGCATGCTGATGCAGCTCCTGCCGATGCTCGGCATGGGCTCTTCGGTCGTCTTCTTCTTCATGCCGGGTGCGGCGCCGTTCATGCGCATCATGGGTGTGCTGATGCTGGTGTCGACCGTGGGCATGGTCATCGCCCAGTTGGTGCGCTTCCGTCGCGGGTCGCAGGGGCAAATGGCCGATGTGCGCCGGGACTACCTCAAGTACCTGGCGCAGACCCGCCGTCAGGTACGGCGGACCGCGCGCTCGCAGCGCGACGCGCAGCTGTATCTGCACCCGGCCCCCGAGCAGTTGTGGTCGGTGGTCGCCGAGGGTTCGCGCCTGTGGGAGCGGCGGGTCGGCGACAGGGACTTCGGGCAGGCCCGGCTGGGGCTGGGACCGCAGCGGCTGGCGACGCCGCTGGTGGCGCCGGACACCGCGCCGGTGGACGAGCTGGAGCCGCTGACGGCGGGCGCGATGCAGCGCTTCCTGCGGGTGCACTCCTCGCTGGACGGGCTGCCGGTGGCGTTGTCGCTGCGGGCGTTCTACCACGTGACGGTGTCCGGGGAGCCGGAGTCCGCGCGCGGGACGGCGCGGGCGCTGGTGGCGCAGCTGGCGACGCTGCACTCGCCCGAGGACCTGGTGGTGGCCGTGGTGGCCGCGCCGGGTGCGGCGCCCTCCTGGGACTGGACGAAGTGGCTGCCGCACACGCAGGTTCCCGGGCAGGTCGACGGGGCCGGTACGAAGCGGCTGTGCGGCGACGACCTGGGTGAGCTGGAGGCGTTGCTGGGTCCCCGGCTGGAGGGGCGGCCCCGGTTCAGCCGGGAGGTGTCCCCGGTGCTGGACCAGCCGCACCTGGTCGTCGTACTGGACGGCGGGATGGTGCCGCCGGACTCGGCGTTCGCCGCGGCCGAGGGCTTGCAGGGCGTCACGATCGTCGAGGTGGTCGCGGGCGAGCTGGACGAGCCGCGCGGCGGGCTGTCGGTCGTGGTGCGGCCGGGCCGGCTGCGCCTGGAGTCCGGCGCGGGGATCGCGTACGAGGGTGTCCCGGACACCCTGTCGCTGCCCGCGGCGGAGGCCCTGGCCCGGCAGCTGGCGCCGCTGCGCACCGGTGGCGGGGACGACGACGAGCCGCTGCTGGCCAATCTGGACTTCACGGATCTGCTGAACCTGGGCGACGCGGCCGCGGTCGACGTGGCGCGGACCTGGCGGCCGAGGTCGGCCGGTGAGCGGCTGCGCGTGCCGATCGGCGTCGGCGAGGACGGCGGTCCGGTCATGCTGGACCTGAAGGAGGCCGCGCAGGAGGGCATGGGCCCGCACGGCCTGTGCGTGGGCGCGACCGGTTCCGGCAAGTCGGAGCTGCTGCGCACCCTGGTGCTGGGCCTGGCGGTCACGCACACCTCGGAGACGCTGAACTTCGTGCTCGCCGACTTCAAGGGCGGTGCGACCTTCACCGGCATGGGGCAGATGCCGCACGTGGCGGCGGTCATCACGAACCTGGCCGACGACCTCACGCTCGTGGACCGGATGGGCGACTCCATCCGCGGTGAGCTGCAGCGCCGTCAGGAGCTGCTGCGTTCGGCGGGCAACTACGCGAACATCCACGACTACGAGAAGGCCCGCGCGGCCGGCGCCCCGCTGGAGCCGCTGGCCTCGCTGGTGCTGGTGATCGACGAGTTCAGCGAGCTGCTGACGGCGAAGCCCGACTTCATCGACATGTTCATCCAGATCGGCCGCATCGGCCGTTCGCTGGGCGTGCACCTGCTGCTGGCCTCGCAGCGCCTGGAGGAGGGCAAGCTGCGCGGGCTGGACACGTACCTGTCGTACCGGATCGGTCTGCGGACGTTCTCGGCGGCCGAGTCGCGGACGGCGATCGGCGTGCCGGATGCCTACCACCTGCCGTCGGTGCCCGGTTCGGGCTATCTGAAGTTCGGTACGGACGAGATGACCCGCTTCAAGGCGGCGTACGTGTCGGGCACCTACCGCTCGGGCGGGCCGGACCTGTCGGTGGGCCTGTTCCCGGTGGAGCGGCGGCCCGCGCTGTTCACGGCGGCGCCGGTGCCGGTGGTGTACGCGGCCCCGGACCCGGCGTACCTGGCGGCGCAGTCGGCGCGGGAGGACGACGCCCTCGCGGACACGGTGCTGGACGTGATCGTGGCCCGGCTGGAGGGGCAGGGGGTGCCGGCGCACCAGGTGTGGCTGCCGCCGCTCGACCAGGCGCCCCCGCTGGACCAGCTGCTGCCCGCGCTGGCGCCGTCGGCGGAGCGCGGTCTGCACGCGGAGGGGTACACGCGGCCCGGCGGGCTCGTCGTACCGCTCGGCCTCATCGACAAGCCGTTCGAGCAGCGGCGCGAGGTGCTGTACCGGGACTTCTCCGGCGCGGCGGGCCACATGATGCTGGTCGGCGGTCCGCAGTCGGGCAAGTCGACGCTGATGCGGACGCTGATCGCCTCGTTCGCGCTGACGCACACCCCGCGCGAGGTGCAGTTCTACGGGCTGGACTTCGGCGGTGGCAGCCTGTCCTCGATCGCCGAGCTGCCGCACGTGGGCGGGATCGCCTCGCGGCTGGACCCGGAGCGGGTGCGGCGTACGGTCGCGGAGGTGGGGGGCATCCTCAACCGCCGCGAGGAGTTCTTCCGTTCGAACAACATCGACTCCATCGCCACCTACCGGCGGCGGCGGGCGGCGGGCGAGCTGCCCGGCGAGCCGTGGGGCGACGTCTTCCTGCTCATCGACGGCTGGGGCGGCTTCCGCAACGAGTACGACGGTCTGGACCAGGTCGTCACGGACATCGCGGCCCGCGGTCTGGGCTACGGCATCCACGTGGTGATCACCGCGGCGCGGTACATGGAGGTGCGGCCCGCGCTCAAGGACCAGATGCTCAGCCGGCTGGAGCTGCGCCTGGGCGACGTCATGGACTCGGAGTTCGACCGCAAGGTCGCTGCGAACGTGCCGCCGGGGATGCCGGGCCGCGGCCAGGTGCCGGAGAAGCTGCACTTCCTGGGCGCGCTGCCGCGGATCGACGGCTCGCACGAGGCGGAGGACGTGTCCGAGGGCACGGCCGCGTTCGTGTCGGCGGTCAAGCAGCACTGGACGGGGGCCTCGGCTCCCGGGGTGCGGCTGCTGCCGCGCCTCCTCCACGCCGACCAGCTGCCCCGGGGCGGGGACCACGCCGGGCGCGGGATCGCGATCGGTATCGACGAGACGGCCCTGGAGCCGGTGTTCGTCGACTTCGACTCCGACCCCTTCCTGCTCGTCTTCGGCGAGAGCGAGTCGGGCAAGACGAACCTGCTGCGGCTCATCGCCCAGCAGATCGCCGAGCGCTACACCCCGGACCAGGCCCGCCTGGTCGTGGGCGACTACCGGCGGAGCCTGCTCGGGGCCCTGCCGGAGGAACACCTGCTGGAGTACGCGCCGATGGCGAGCTCGCTGCAGATGCACATGGAGGCGCTGGGCGGGGTGTTCTCCCGGCGGCAGCCGCCGACCGACGTCACTCCGCAGCAGCTGCGCGACCGCAGCTGGTGGACCGGCCCGGACGTGTTCATCATCATCGACGACTTCGACCTGGTGTCCACCAGCCAGGGCAATCCGCTGGCGCCGCTGGTGGAGTTCCTGCCCTTCGCCCGGGACACGGGCGTCCGCTTCATCATCGCGCGCAACTCGGCGGGTGCCTCGCGTTCGCTGTACGAGCCGTTCATGCAGCGGATCAAGGAGCTGGGCGCGCAGGGCCTGGTGCTGTCGGGCGACCCGTCCGAGGGCGACCTGGTCGGCAGTGTGCGGCCGCGTCCGATGCCGCCGGGCCGGGGCTACTTCGCCTCGCGCAGGCGGGGCACGTCGCTGGTGCAGCTCGGCCGCATGCCGGAGATGTAG
- a CDS encoding DUF397 domain-containing protein: MGTQQEKDELYALDISGVEWEGPPGTSPDEERVEIARLPEGAVAMRSSLDRDTVLRYTAAEWEAFVLGARDGEFDLDRQEP, from the coding sequence ATGGGCACCCAGCAGGAGAAGGACGAGCTGTACGCGCTCGACATCAGCGGCGTCGAGTGGGAGGGCCCGCCCGGGACCAGCCCGGACGAGGAGCGGGTCGAGATCGCCCGTCTCCCCGAGGGTGCGGTGGCGATGCGGTCCTCGCTGGACCGGGACACCGTGCTGCGGTACACCGCGGCCGAGTGGGAGGCCTTCGTACTCGGGGCCAGGGACGGCGAGTTCGACCTGGACCGGCAGGAGCCCTGA
- a CDS encoding WXG100 family type VII secretion target: MSGNDGHTKVQYESVQAMANRIRQVAKNIVGDLREMEQAVKVVTDTWDGEAHAAYEDLQRKYKGKADHMKAQLDQVAILIERGKADYRATDVKASRLFTEAY, encoded by the coding sequence ATGTCTGGCAACGACGGTCACACCAAGGTCCAGTACGAGAGCGTCCAGGCGATGGCCAACCGCATCCGCCAGGTCGCCAAGAACATCGTCGGCGACCTGCGCGAGATGGAGCAGGCGGTGAAGGTGGTCACGGACACCTGGGACGGTGAGGCCCACGCCGCGTACGAGGACCTCCAGCGGAAGTACAAGGGCAAGGCCGACCACATGAAGGCGCAGCTCGACCAGGTCGCCATCCTCATCGAGCGCGGCAAGGCCGATTACCGCGCCACCGACGTGAAGGCCTCGCGGCTGTTCACCGAGGCCTACTGA
- the mycP gene encoding type VII secretion-associated serine protease mycosin, producing MKKQIADRPWALQRLLLDALWAQTKGKDKSGKSVRVAVIDTGVDRANPQLSGALDTGAGKDLVDPKGGDGTADTVGHGTKVAGLIAARPQEGTGFVGLAPDATIIPIRQNDGQGKGNALTLSQAIDHAVAQGAQVINISQDTDVPLTADSELAKSVQKAIDAKAVVVASAGNDGLSGEKRKTYPAAFPGVLAVAASDRNNERAPFSQPGDFVGVAAPGVDMVSTVPGFGQCIDNGTSFSAPYVAGVAALLRAEHPDWSPQQIVWQIQNTAERSVKGRDDYVGWGVVDPVRAVSQDHEAPKAPVPDPGPPPAAAPQAAPLRLTETAQEREERFGTYALGIGAVLIAVIAGTAIVIREARRRGRRLQ from the coding sequence ATGAAGAAGCAGATCGCGGACCGCCCCTGGGCCCTCCAGAGGCTGCTGCTCGACGCGCTCTGGGCGCAGACCAAGGGCAAGGACAAGAGCGGCAAGAGCGTCCGGGTCGCGGTCATCGACACCGGTGTCGACCGCGCCAACCCGCAGCTCAGCGGCGCCCTCGACACCGGCGCCGGCAAGGACCTCGTCGACCCCAAGGGCGGTGACGGCACGGCCGACACCGTCGGCCACGGCACGAAGGTCGCCGGGCTGATCGCGGCCCGCCCCCAGGAGGGCACGGGCTTCGTCGGCCTCGCCCCCGACGCCACGATCATCCCCATCCGGCAGAACGACGGGCAGGGCAAGGGCAACGCCCTCACCCTGAGCCAGGCGATCGACCACGCCGTGGCCCAGGGGGCCCAGGTGATCAACATCTCCCAGGACACCGACGTGCCGCTGACCGCGGACTCCGAGCTCGCCAAGTCGGTCCAGAAGGCCATCGACGCCAAGGCCGTGGTGGTGGCCTCGGCGGGCAACGACGGCCTCAGCGGCGAGAAGCGCAAGACCTACCCGGCGGCCTTCCCCGGCGTACTGGCGGTGGCCGCGTCCGACCGCAACAACGAACGGGCCCCGTTCTCCCAGCCCGGAGACTTCGTCGGAGTCGCCGCGCCCGGCGTCGACATGGTCTCCACGGTCCCCGGCTTCGGCCAGTGCATCGACAACGGCACCAGCTTCTCCGCGCCCTACGTCGCCGGCGTGGCCGCCCTGCTGCGCGCCGAGCACCCGGACTGGTCCCCGCAGCAGATCGTCTGGCAGATCCAGAACACCGCCGAACGCTCCGTCAAGGGCCGTGACGACTACGTGGGCTGGGGCGTCGTCGACCCGGTGCGCGCCGTCAGCCAGGACCACGAGGCCCCCAAGGCCCCCGTCCCGGACCCGGGCCCACCCCCCGCGGCCGCCCCGCAGGCCGCGCCCCTGCGGCTCACCGAGACGGCCCAGGAGCGGGAGGAGCGCTTCGGCACGTACGCTCTGGGGATCGGAGCCGTCCTCATCGCCGTCATCGCCGGGACCGCCATCGTCATCCGGGAAGCCCGCCGACGCGGCCGTCGTTTGCAGTGA
- the eccB gene encoding type VII secretion protein EccB: protein MASRRDELNAYTFAKRRTVAAFLQPSATGTEEGAPRPLRAVLPGVVIGALVLAGFGAWGMFKPTAPKGWAEPGTQVIVGKQSTTRYVVLRTKVNGKDQTRLHPVLNLSSARLLLDPQKFKVIQVDDKVLDAGKPPRGPIIGIPYAPDRLPAKEDAGKAKRWAVCQQPGGNGHGVQTATFVLADREAGLMDDNRKVTDTQSLYVQSTGAGKERYLVDATGTKYKFPEGTPAAGTMTTALVGTGAAPQQVTEQWLATLNSGDDLAFPQLPGKAGANADVKGLVTADNKVGMVLTAQTGAGTQHYVVLPGKVAPVSEFVAWLLISAPATDGLNMHGKAREIDLQSLNPDATPFLGDVRWPQKKAERINQSAPAGGTGATGPGSRDTVCNVLRAVDGQGNQTLSTWAGTGFPIDITASGTSAYVTPGSGLLYTQVQGKQTTAGGSLFLVTDTGLRYAVQANGDSDAEQSKIGAPDQQGKGSSDARPEASQAQIRLGYGGTVPAMVPIAWSEFLSKGPRLDTNSARQPQGS, encoded by the coding sequence ATGGCATCACGACGTGATGAGCTCAACGCGTACACCTTTGCGAAGCGGCGCACGGTGGCCGCGTTCCTCCAGCCCTCCGCCACGGGAACCGAGGAGGGTGCGCCGCGGCCGCTGCGCGCGGTCCTGCCCGGGGTGGTCATCGGGGCGCTCGTGCTCGCCGGGTTCGGCGCCTGGGGCATGTTCAAGCCCACGGCGCCCAAGGGCTGGGCGGAGCCCGGCACCCAGGTGATCGTCGGCAAGCAGTCGACGACCCGTTACGTGGTGCTGAGGACCAAGGTGAACGGCAAGGACCAGACCCGGCTGCACCCGGTGCTCAACCTCTCCTCCGCCCGACTGCTGCTGGACCCGCAGAAGTTCAAGGTGATCCAGGTCGACGACAAGGTGCTCGACGCGGGCAAGCCCCCGCGCGGCCCCATCATCGGCATCCCCTACGCCCCCGACCGCCTCCCCGCCAAGGAGGACGCCGGCAAGGCCAAGCGCTGGGCGGTCTGCCAGCAGCCGGGCGGCAACGGCCACGGGGTGCAGACCGCCACCTTCGTCCTCGCCGACCGCGAGGCGGGTCTGATGGACGACAACCGCAAGGTCACTGACACCCAGTCGCTGTACGTCCAGAGCACCGGCGCGGGCAAGGAGCGGTACCTCGTCGACGCGACCGGCACGAAGTACAAGTTCCCGGAGGGCACGCCCGCCGCCGGGACGATGACCACCGCCCTGGTCGGCACCGGCGCCGCGCCGCAGCAGGTCACCGAGCAGTGGCTGGCGACCCTCAACTCCGGTGACGACCTGGCCTTCCCGCAGCTGCCCGGCAAGGCCGGCGCCAACGCGGACGTCAAGGGCCTGGTCACCGCCGACAACAAGGTGGGCATGGTGCTCACTGCGCAGACCGGCGCCGGCACGCAGCACTACGTGGTGCTGCCCGGCAAGGTCGCGCCGGTCTCCGAGTTCGTCGCCTGGCTGCTGATCTCGGCGCCCGCGACCGACGGCCTCAACATGCACGGCAAGGCCCGGGAGATCGACCTCCAGTCCCTCAACCCGGACGCCACCCCCTTCCTCGGCGACGTCCGGTGGCCGCAGAAGAAGGCGGAGCGCATCAACCAGAGCGCGCCCGCCGGCGGTACGGGCGCGACCGGCCCCGGCAGCCGCGACACCGTCTGCAATGTGTTGCGCGCGGTCGACGGCCAGGGCAACCAGACCCTGAGCACCTGGGCCGGCACCGGCTTCCCCATCGACATCACGGCCAGCGGTACGAGCGCCTACGTCACCCCGGGCTCCGGCCTGCTGTACACCCAGGTCCAGGGCAAGCAGACCACCGCCGGCGGCTCGCTCTTCCTGGTCACCGACACCGGTCTGCGGTACGCCGTCCAGGCCAACGGCGACAGCGACGCCGAGCAGTCGAAGATCGGCGCGCCCGACCAGCAGGGGAAGGGCTCCTCGGACGCCCGCCCCGAGGCCAGCCAGGCACAGATCCGGCTCGGCTACGGAGGCACCGTACCGGCCATGGTGCCCATCGCCTGGTCGGAGTTCCTCTCCAAGGGGCCCCGCCTGGACACCAACTCCGCCCGCCAGCCCCAGGGTTCGTGA
- the eccE gene encoding type VII secretion protein EccE encodes MATATEPATGTAAPARGGVTPHPKSSPGRFGPFRLQQLVLLQVAAAALLVAWVIEPLLLVPAGVLAVVLVLLAVVRRHQRSLPEWIGGALAMRARRRRAASLAVPTGTEPGLAPLVEADPALRTLTFSDRDRRPVGMIGDGTFLTAVVQVDTDATALRPDRAARPLPLALVRDILEVDGIRLESAQLVQHTQPAPAPHLPAQSMATRNYAPLQARTGTPAVRLTWIALKLDPELCPEAVAARGGGLGGAQRCVVRAADQLASRLAGAGFKATVLTEQELTAALATSSCANPMAITQAGRSASTGRRTEETSRTWRCDDRRHTTYWIGRWPQLGGAGSAALPQFVALLTSLPALATNFSLTMARAERHGVTLTGHVRVTGRSDEELVSARRELERTARGVKAGLVRLDREQVPGLLASLPLGGAR; translated from the coding sequence ATGGCCACTGCGACGGAGCCGGCCACCGGCACGGCCGCACCCGCACGCGGCGGGGTGACGCCGCATCCGAAGTCGAGCCCGGGCCGGTTCGGTCCGTTCCGATTGCAACAGCTCGTGCTCCTCCAGGTCGCGGCCGCCGCCCTGCTGGTGGCCTGGGTGATCGAACCGCTGCTGCTCGTCCCGGCCGGTGTGCTGGCGGTCGTGCTCGTCCTTCTCGCGGTCGTACGCCGCCACCAGCGCTCCCTGCCCGAGTGGATCGGCGGCGCGCTCGCGATGCGCGCGCGACGGCGCCGGGCCGCGTCCCTGGCCGTGCCCACGGGCACCGAGCCCGGGCTGGCCCCGCTGGTCGAGGCCGACCCGGCGCTGCGCACACTCACGTTCAGCGACCGCGACCGGCGGCCCGTCGGAATGATCGGCGACGGGACCTTCCTGACCGCGGTCGTCCAGGTGGACACGGACGCCACCGCCCTGCGGCCCGACCGGGCGGCCCGGCCGCTGCCCCTCGCGCTGGTCCGGGACATCCTCGAAGTGGACGGCATCCGGCTGGAGTCCGCGCAGCTGGTGCAGCACACCCAGCCGGCGCCGGCCCCGCACCTGCCCGCCCAGTCGATGGCCACCCGCAACTACGCGCCGCTCCAGGCCCGGACCGGCACCCCGGCGGTGCGGCTGACCTGGATCGCGCTCAAGCTCGACCCGGAGCTGTGCCCCGAGGCGGTCGCCGCCCGCGGTGGCGGGCTGGGCGGCGCTCAGCGCTGTGTGGTGCGGGCCGCCGACCAGTTGGCGAGCCGGCTGGCCGGTGCCGGGTTCAAGGCCACCGTGCTGACGGAGCAGGAGCTGACGGCCGCGCTGGCGACCTCCTCGTGCGCGAACCCGATGGCGATCACCCAGGCGGGACGGTCGGCCAGCACGGGCCGGCGTACCGAGGAGACCTCGCGGACCTGGCGCTGCGACGACCGCCGGCACACCACGTACTGGATAGGCCGCTGGCCGCAGCTGGGCGGCGCCGGGTCGGCGGCGCTGCCGCAGTTCGTGGCACTGCTGACCTCGCTGCCCGCGCTGGCGACGAACTTCAGCCTGACGATGGCCCGGGCGGAGCGGCACGGTGTGACGCTGACCGGGCACGTCCGGGTGACCGGGCGCAGTGACGAGGAACTGGTGTCGGCCCGCCGCGAGTTGGAGCGGACGGCCCGGGGAGTGAAGGCCGGGCTGGTGCGGCTCGACCGCGAACAGGTACCGGGGCTGCTGGCTTCGCTGCCGCTGGGAGGGGCGCGATGA